The proteins below come from a single Candidozyma auris chromosome 3, complete sequence genomic window:
- the FLC2 gene encoding flavin adenine dinucleotide transporter FLC2 — translation MRFSFLSVVCFVASVLAQSKLQATSLLTCMDNSQISASYLDVTYFQKNQSVVANVMAISNINANVTINVELIVYGLKVLTQNVSLCDYASFGAVCPLTSGHLDFNFDQKLSSSITRQIPGVAFTVPDIDARVRIALYEEETDKALACVEAVVSNGKTVQTKYAAWPIAAIAGLGLITSGVVSVMGNSNTAAHIASNSMSLFIYFQSLAITSMEAVAKVPPIAAAWAQNFVWSLGIIRAGFIQDIANWYLQATGGTPTDVLRNEYLSVSVQKKVKRSLEHLSEALYDSKLSNVVRLHKRLSISVDSDKFGLSDNLNSTLYTTNEKDPNLGSKVLILRGIQRVAYLAGIEITDLFMTAIIFLFFFAFVLVACMMFFKAIIEICIRSKIMHEGKFNEYRQQWSSIIKGALYRLYLIAFPQVCVLCLWQFTAHDSAGYVVVAAFLFLITIVLLGYAATRVITFGRRSTRVHKNPAYLLFGDAKFLNKFGFVYVQFKADCYWFVVTSMIYSFLKCLFVAVLQKQGRVQSVIIFAIELIYCVLVCWIRPFMDKRTNIFNITIAVINTINALFYMFFSYVFGQPQVVASVMAVVYFVLNAVFALYLLLFTIITCVLALVYKNPDTRYQPMKDDRVSFLPRIHHKGASQNSSDPDDIELVALGASAMKGHENGGKPIYDDESVYDDDSSQTKRGNGFVDTESYSKNSLSVESAEPQQPASTIVGNSTNAYTGFQTQYNGRDETPYRGYYGNRSNQNQNPSYI, via the coding sequence ATGAGGTTCTCTTTTCTACTGGTGGTGTGCTTTGTTGCCCTGGTGCTTGCCCAGTCGAAGCTCCAGGCCACTTCCTTGTTGACATGTATGGACAACTCTCAGATATCAGCATCATACTTGGATGTGACGTACTTTCAAAAAAACCAGTCCGTGGTGGCCAACGTGATGGCCATCTCCAACATTAACGCCAACGTGACCATCAACGTCGAGTTGATCGTGTATGGCTTGAAGGTGCTCACCCAAAACGTTTCCTTGTGTGACTACGCGAGCTTCGGTGCGGTCTGTCCGCTCACATCGGGTCACTTGGACTTCAATTTTGACCAGAAGCTCTCGTCTTCCATCACCCGTCAGATTCCGGGCGTCGCGTTCACCGTCCCCGACATCGATGCCAGAGTAAGGATTGCTCtttatgaagaagagactGACAAGGCCTTGGCCTGTGTGGAAGCGGTTGTTTCTAACGGTAAAACTGTCCAGACGAAGTATGCTGCCTGGCCCATTGCTGCCATAGCTGGTCTAGGGCTCATCACGTCTGGTGTGGTGTCTGTAATGGGCAACTCGAATACAGCAGCTCATATCGCCTCCAACTCTATGTCGTTGTTTATTTACTTCCAATCATTGGCCATTACATCTATGGAGGCCGTAGCTAAAGTGCCTCCCATTGCTGCAGCTTGGGCTCAAAATTTCGTTTGGTCTCTAGGCATCATCAGAGCAGGTTTCATCCAGGATATTGCTAACTGGTATTTGCAAGCAACTGGTGGCACTCCCACAGATGTCTTACGCAATGAATATTTGTCCGTCTCCGTTCAGAAGAAGGTAAAGAGATCTCTTGAACATCTCTCTGAAGCCCTTTATGACTCGAAGTTATCGAACGTTGTTCGCTTGCACAAGAGACTCTCAATCTCTGTGGATTCGGACAAGTTTGGTCTCTCTGATAATTTGAACTCCACCTTATACACGACCAATGAGAAGGATCCTAATCTTGGAAGTAAGGTGTTGATTTTGCGTGGTATTCAAAGAGTCGCCTACTTGGCCGGCATCGAAATAACAGACTTATTTATGACTGCCATTATTTTCCTATTCTTTTTCGCTTTcgttcttgttgcttgtatgatgttcttcaaggccATCATAGAAATTTGCATTCGCTCCAAGATTATGCACGAGGGTAAGTTCAACGAATACAGACAGCAATGGTCCAGTATCATCAAGGGCGCCTTGTACAGACTTTACCTCATCGCTTTCCCCCAGGTATGTGTCTTGTGCTTATGGCAATTCACTGCTCATGACTCCGCAGGATACGTTGTCGTCGCCGCTTTCCTTTTCCTTATTACCATAGTTCTCTTAGGATATGCTGCCACAAGAGTTATCACTTTTGGGAGAAGATCTACCAGGGTGCATAAAAATCCCGCCTATCTTTTGTTTGGAGATGCTAAGTTCTTAAACAAATTTGGGTTTGTTTATGTGCAATTCAAAGCCGACTGCTACTGGTTTGTTGTAACCTCCATGATATACTCTTTCCTTAAGTGCTTATTTGTTGCAGTTTTGCAGAAGCAGGGAAGAGTACAGTCGGTTATCATATTTGCTATCGAACTCATCTACTGTGTCCTTGTGTGTTGGATAAGACCATTCATGGATAAGAGAACCAACATTTTTAACATCACGATTGCTGTCATCAACACTATCAATGCGCTTTTCTATATGTTCTTTTCCTACGTCTTCGGTCAACCGCAAGTTGTGGCCTCGGTTATGGCAGTGGTGTACTTCGTTTTGAATGCTGTGTTTGCTTTGTACCTTTTACTCTTCACGATCATCACATGCGTCCTTGCATTGGTGTACAAGAACCCTGACACGAGGTACCAACCAATGAAAGATGATAGAGTGTCGTTCTTGCCTCGTATTCATCACAAGGGTGCCCTGCAAAACTCATCAGATCCAGATGATATTGAGTTGGTGGCCTTGGGTGCAAGTGCGATGAAGGGTCATGAAAATGGTGGCAAACCAATTTACGATGACGAGTCGGTATATGATGATGACTCTAGTCAAACGAAGAGAGGCAATGGTTTTGTTGATACTGAGAGTTATTCTAAGAACTCTCTTAGCGTTGAGTCCGCGGAACCCCAACAGCCTGCCTCTACAATCGTTGGCAACTCAACAAACGCATACACTGGCTTCCAAACACAGTATAACGGGCGGGATGAAACGCCGTACCGTGGCTATTACGGCAACCGATCGAATCAGAACCAAAACCCGAGCTACATATGA
- the KGD2 gene encoding alpha-ketoglutarate dehydrogenase KGD2, translating to MLSRSLRSSLRRIPAATRVSRKASLAGGLKMASVKSLHTRVATFGSNFGNLKSPVVSFQRLASTTVKVPEMAESITEGTLSAFNKEVGDYVEQDELVATIETDKIDVEVNAPVAGTVTELLASVEDTVEVGQEILKIEEGAAPEGGAKKEEPKKEEKKEEPATQEVKEEPKKEEPKKEEPKKEEPKKEQPKKEESKKEEPATFGGFSRSEERVKMNRMRLRIAERLKESQNTAASLTTFNEVDMSNLMEMRKLYKDEVLDKTGIKFGFMGAFSKAAALASKEIPAVNASIENNDTMVFRDYMDISVAVATPKGLVTPVVRNAESLSILGVEEEISKLSKKARDGKLTLEDMAGGTFTISNGGVFGSLYGTPIINLPQTAVLGLHGIKQRPVTVNGQIVSRPMMYLALTYDHRVLDGREAVTFLKLIKEYIEDPRKMLLSA from the coding sequence ATGTTGTCCAGATCCCTTAGATCGAGTTTACGCCGTATACCCGCTGCCACGCGTGTGTCAAGAAAAGCCTCTTTAGCTGGTGGTTTGAAGATGGCCTCCGTCAAGTCATTGCACACTAGAGTGGCCACTTTTGGTTCGAATTTTGGTAACCTCAAACTGCCGGTGGTGTCTTTCCAGAGATTAGCCTCTACGACCGTGAAAGTTCCGGAGATGGCCGAGTCGATCACCGAAGGTACCTTGTCTGCGttcaacaaagaagttggtgacTACGTTGAGCAGGATGAGCTTGTTGCCACTATCGAGACCGACAAGATCGATGTCGAAGTGAACGCTCCAGTTGCCGGTACTGTCACTGAGCTTTTGGCCAGTGTTGAAGACACTGTTGAGGTTGGCCAGGAGATCCTCAAGATAGAAGAAGGCGCTGCGCCAGAGGGTGgtgccaagaaggaggaaccaaagaaggaggagaagaaggaggagccTGCCACACAGGAGgtcaaggaagagccaaagaaggaagagccaaagaaggaggagccaaagaaagaagaaccaaagaaggagcaaccaaagaaggaggaatcaaagaaggaggagccAGCTACATTTGGTGGGTTCTCTAGACTGGAAGAGAGAGTCAAGATGAACAGAATGAGATTGAGAATCGCCGAACGTCTTAAAGAGTCGCAGAATACTGCTGCCTCTTTGACTACTTTCAACGAGGTGGACATGTCTAATTTGATGGAAATGAGAAAGTTGTACAAGGACGAGGTTTTGGACAAGACCGGCATCAAGTTTGGTTTTATGGGTGCTTTCTCCAAGGCCGCTGCCCTTGCTTCCAAGGAGATACCTGCAGTCAATGCCTCCATCGAGAACAACGACACCATGGTGTTCAGAGACTACATGGACATTTCTGTTGCTGTGGCTACGCCTAAGGGTTTGGTCACTCCAGTTGTCAGAAATGCCGAGTCTCTTTCGATTTTGGGtgttgaggaagaaatCTCCAAGTTGTCTAAGAAGGCCAGAGACGGTAAATTGACCTTGGAAGACATGGCCGGTGGTACTTTCACCATCTCCAACGGTGGCGTTTTCGGCTCCCTCTACGGTACTCCTATCATCAACTTGCCTCAAACCGCCGTTTTGGGTTTGCACGGCATCAAGCAGAGGCCTGTCACTGTGAACGGCCAGATTGTGTCGAGACCCATGATGTACCTTGCATTGACCTACGACCACAGAGTGTTGGATGGCCGTGAGGCTGTTaccttcttgaagctcatCAAAGAGTACATCGAGGACCCCAGAAAGATGTTATTGTCGGCCTAA
- the STT4 gene encoding 1-phosphatidylinositol 4-kinase STT4 has product MDFLGVPRGAIRAKAYQKLAKLSVENTSKTTKENFNALFTSTSQPTELSSVAMSLKEFEILSALCDAVNGDMVNKDQVHVLEGKFHLYLLELPRQKFSSAVFEATGSMAPWHILGEKLATALSQLATKFDGVLLDKVSETFTMFVKKFFANNDLDCSDYLTLLGVISGLVQSAQFFVSSPRAFKVFTQLDVCIDNIDFLNDVESYITTAYSYGDLRKFLDHHGVGEFSPILFVERLSVLMSAIANSIVRVGEATNLLDSLLAKAAADQDEEFDPLSENLPNATSATDAPNGTIRSITSNSDIYSMTEDAPLGPLNASQMDFLSQLADLALAKIQFLDRGESYIVYSTYARLELGYQAKSHFLSVIGCGAYNKLVSVDTAVKIFHNSVSIYDVMLDRNLGSAVIQLGSLLTFIDSSVGSSLTRSFTSLVANPNFDSHSCQVASKSVGLASKVLSQDAVVTTIYALTNLLFVGNDGLQLNYRARRNTGLRGASTGDSSGISPQIENGGTGGRLISSNSISRRGVSTGTKDSFNFTESEYKKVCEHAVIAIGEVVAACGDESVSTLATTILSQKALKLNKVVAPLLLKGLVSTAPYLPEKEFVILVKLIHKLTFDAYDSKKQELLDILQEKACDLSRSLTQENPLYMVYLSELLSAIVSKGDVQVLDHHRSHGEISAIGDQISLYLKPLAALLPDVHKGEKPVNISDNKIVELFRNIWFNMVVHGYSINSTHGKTFSAELEKIAYNTPPLASVVSWNRTETSLELNTVLKRGSSNHNVKDHRHIVGDVFEISRTTSHSKLMFLAAALFVESLRVKTGDCHTILKYYSDPSMRTSGIDKYIGSIAFQINKDFIELVHCGADKQFSADNIAEQLTHMLTLCCYGQEDLQDAAIKCCDLLINKVPSSLCHHRSLFALFDLLTLLYDSVMDAEVSQYEPTFAYTAKKTGIQLNLPDSYVWRETTFKRFHEKAKHWTTLLLAKCNFDTKSLIQAYVSDPEGSFSKSGVQFGVSFALEAAGSIGPADRELVNFNQNSSNLLPGLVSQLTWRSNFVSDLMNRVPLHTPAAAEEAIRELRVQVKSLKHLIADEGQHVPNRDVLDLMSELAGFSLIQDNNLAEAVRYLVEIPFVIFESSIMKGALGIWGAVMKEKPNLSILVLSEITKRWEMSINMKQGVYSTEHDLQDPEFAKMEYAPSNYQYASKRATAVSKSFQPHSEIIKLLSSNFEATLNQSDHLLKIFTRFVKAGLQNLTSASLHPFARYTRFELIRFAFDVLNYHIKLRSRSSQRLTELIIDGSLSWFKGRASFPFGSNVLKVKADFTLLKEVTKMLSNLNTFNNSTLESKKTLLMFFLDDEISKISVWLNPTSPNDTRGSFASSHLSGDHITRAYDISPRLAVNLANRYKLRNLDEILQSLITKNPLPALTCPDAVQYFIGINAGSSMPTHHLLFWDALSPIDAITLFLPPFGKNPYILQYTMRSLEHHDVNLTFFYVPQIVQSLRYDAKGYVKRFIVETARVSQLFAHQIIWNMLANSYKDEDATEPDSLKPVLDECQQLMLDSLDEEDLAFYKKEFGFFNEVTSISGKLKPYIKKSKAEKKVKIDEEMAKIVVQPDVYLPSNPDGVLVDINRKSGKPLQSHAKAPFMATFKIKKEIDDVDEYGNTVKVPIEKWQSAIFKVGDDCRQDVLALQLISVFRSIWLSCGLDLYVFPYRVTATAPGCGVIDVLPNSTSRDMLGREAVNGLYQYYITKFGPENSIEFQRARNNLIRSLAAYSIISYLLQFKDRHNGNIMYDDQGHVLHIDFGFCFDIVPGGVKFEAAPFKLTKEMVMVLGGNDQTQAYKWFEELCIKGYLACRPYMETIVRCVNPMLESGLPCFKETTIKKLRKRFSPGKTEKEAALFFKGLIKKSYESFYTTGYDEFQRLTNGIPY; this is encoded by the coding sequence CAAAAACTACTAAGGAAAACTTCAATGCCTTATTCACTTCCACTTCGCAGCCTACAGAGTTGTCCCTGGTGGCCATGTCTTTGAAGGAATTCGAGATCTTGTCGGCACTATGCGACGCTGTAAATGGAGACATGGTCAATAAGGACCAGGTCCATGTATTGGAGGGTAAATTTCACTTGTACTTGCTTGAGTTACCTCGCCAGAAGTTCTCGAGTGCAGTGTTTGAAGCTACTGGGCTGATGGCTCCATGGCACATTTTGGGTGAGAAGCTTGCTACAGCCTTGCTGCAACTAGCAACGAAGTTTGACGGTGTCTTGCTTGATAAGGTTTCGGAAACTTTCACAAtgtttgtgaagaagttttttgCAAACAATGATCTCGATTGTCTGGACTACTTAACCTTGTTGGGTGTTATTAGTGGATTGGTGCAAAGTGCTCAGTTCTTCGTATCTTCTCCACGAGCATTCAAGGTCTTTACCCAATTGGACGTGTGCATTGATAACATCGACTTCTTGAATGATGTAGAGTCGTACATCACTACGGCCTACTCATACGGGGACCTTCGCAAGTTCCTTGACCACCACGGTGTCGGCGAGTTTTCGCCAATCTTGTTCGTGGAAAGATTGAGTGTTTTAATGAGCGCAATTGCAAACTCCATTGTGCGTGTTGGTGAAGCCACCAATTTATTGGATTCcttgttggccaaggctgctgctgaccaggatgaagaatttgatCCTTTGTCTGAAAACTTACCTAATGCTACGCTGGCTACGGATGCGCCTAATGGAACCATTCGCTCCATTACGAGCAATTCAGACATTTACTCCATGACTGAGGATGCTCCTTTGGGTCCATTGAATGCTTCTCAAATGGACTTCCTCTCTCAACTCGCTGATCTTGCTCTTGCTAAGATCCAGTTTTTGGACCGTGGTGAATCGTACATCGTATACTCCACCTATGCTCGTTTGGAGCTCGGCTACCAAGCAAAAAGTCACTTTTTGCTGGTCATCGGTTGTGGCGCTTACAACAAATTAGTCAGTGTCGACACTGCTGTTAAGATCTTTCATAATTCGGTGAGCATCTACGATGTGATGTTGGACCGTAATCTTGGCTCTGCAGTGATTCAATTGGGTTCCTTGCTCACTTTCATAGATTCTTCTGTCGGATCTTCCTTGACGAGGTCTTTTACTTCATTGGTTGCAAACCCAAATTTCGACTCGCACAGCTGTCAGGTGGCTTCCAAGAGCGTTGGTCTTGCTAGCAAAGTGCTCTCGCAAGATGCTGTGGTCACAACGATTTATGCCTTGACAAACTTGTTGTTTGTTGGTAATGACGGCTTGCAGTTGAATTACCGTGCCAGAAGAAACACTGGTCTTAGAGGTGCCTCCACTGGTGATTCGTCTGGGATTTCACCTCAAATCGAGAACGGTGGTACAGGTGGCCGTCTTATTTCAAGCAACAGTATCCTGAGAAGAGGTGTCTCAACCGGTACCAAGgactccttcaacttcactGAAAGCGAATACAAAAAGGTATGCGAGCATGCTGTTATCGCTATTGGTGAGGTTGTAGCCGCTTGTGGTGATGAGAGCGTCAGCACTTTGGCAACTACAATCTTATCGCAGAAGgctttgaagttgaacaaggTGGTTGCACCCTTGTTACTTAAGGGTTTGGTATCTACAGCACCATACTTGCCCGAAAAGGAGTTTGTCATCTTGGTCAAGTTGATTCACAAGTTGACGTTTGATGCCTATGACagcaagaaacaagaacTTTTGGACATTTTGCAGGAGAAGGCTTGTGACTTGTCGAGATCACTCACCCAGGAGAACCCGTTGTACATGGTATATTTGtctgagcttttgagtgCTATTGTTAGTAAAGGTGACGTCCAAGTTTTGGATCATCACCGTTCTCATGGCGAAATCAGTGCGATTGGTGATCAGATATCTCTCTATTTGAAGCCATTGGCAGCACTCTTGCCTGATGTACACAAGGGTGAAAAGCCAGTCAATATCTCTGACAACAAAATCGTTGAGTTGTTTAGGAACATTTGGTTCAACATGGTAGTCCACGGATACTCCATCAACTCTACTCACGGTAAGACTTTTAGCGCTGAGTTGGAAAAAATCGCCTACAACACGCCACCATTGGCTTCTGTCGTATCTTGGAATAGAACTGAGACATCCTTGGAATTGAACACGGTATTGAAGCGTGGCTCTTCAAACCACAACGTCAAGGACCACAGGCACATTGTCGGTGATGTGTTTGAGATTTCGAGAACAACTTCGCATTCGAAGTTGATGTTTTTGGCTGCTGCCTTGTTCGTGGAGTCACTCAGAGTCAAGACTGGTGACTGTCACACTATCTTGAAATATTATTCTGATCCATCAATGAGAACTAGTGGCATTGACAAGTACATCGGATCCATTGCTTTCCAGATTAACAAGGACTTCATCGAGTTGGTTCATTGCGGAGCTGATAAGCAGTTTTCCGCTGATAACATTGCTGAACAACTCACTCACATGTTAACTTTGTGTTGTTACGGCCAAGAAGATTTGCAGGATGCTGCTATTAAGTGCTGCGACTTGCTTATCAACAAGGTGCCCTCTTCCTTGTGCCACCACAGAAGTTTGTTCGCTTTGTTTGATTTGTTGACGCTTTTGTACGACAGTGTCATGGATGCTGAAGTTAGTCAGTACGAGCCAACTTTTGCTTACACAGCGAAGAAGACTGGAATACAATTGAACTTACCGGATTCATATGTTTGGAGGGAGACCACATTCAAGAGGTTTCATGAGAAGGCGAAGCATTGGACCACTTTGCTTTTGGCCAAGTGCAACTTTGACACCAAGAGTTTGATTCAGGCTTACGTCTCTGATCCAGAGGGACTGTTTAGTAAACTGGGTGTTCAGTTCGGCGTCTCCTTTGCGTTAGAAGCGGCTGGTAGTATCGGGCCAGCTGATCGTGAATTGGTGAATTTCAATCAAAATAGTCTGAATTTGCTTCCAGGTCTTGTATCCCAGTTGACTTGGAGGTCAAACTTTGTATCAGACTTGATGAACAGAGTCCCTTTGCACAcccctgctgctgctgaagagGCAATACGTGAATTAAGGGTCCAAGTTAAATCCTTGAAGCACTTGATTGCCGACGAGGGCCAACACGTTCCAAATCGtgatgttcttgatctcatGAGTGAACTTGCTGGGTTTTCTCTTATTCAAGATAACAACTTAGCAGAAGCTGTCCGCTACTTGGTTGAAATCCCATTTGTGATTTTTGAGTCTAGTATTATGAAGGGCGCCTTAGGTATTTGGGGAGCTGTCATGAAGGAAAAGCCAAATCTTTCGATTCTTGTTTTGTCAGAAATTACGAAGAGATGGGAGATGTCCATCAACATGAAGCAAGGTGTTTACTCCACAGAACACGATCTTCAGGACCCTGAGTTTGCCAAGATGGAATACGCACCAAGTAATTACCAGTACGCTTCTAAGCGAGCGACCGCTGTTAGTAAGTCTTTCCAGCCGCATTCCGAAATTATTAAATTGCTTTCTTCCAACTTTGAAGCTACTTTGAACCAAAGTGACCACTTGTTAAAAATATTTACGAGATTCGTGAAAGCAGGTTTGCAAAACTTGACTTCGGCAAGTTTACATCCATTTGCAAGATACACTAGATTTGAGTTGATAAGGTTTGCTTTTGATGTATTGAACTATCACATCAAGTTGAGATCTAGATCGAGCCAACGTCTCACTGAATTGATCATTGATGGCTCTTTGTCCTGGTTCAAGGGCAGAGCTAGCTTTCCATTTGGCTCAAATGTTTTGAAGGTCAAGGCAGACTTCacgttgttgaaggaggtcACCAAAATGTTGAGCAATCTCAACactttcaacaacagcacATTGGAACTGAAAAAGACTTTAttgatgttcttcttggatgACGAGATTTCAAAGATTTCTGTGTGGTTGAACCCAACACTGCCAAATGACACAAGGGGCTCCTTTGCCTCATCTCACTTGAGTGGCGATCATATCACCAGAGCATACGATATCAGCCCTAGATTAGCTGTGAACTTGGCAAACCGTTACAAGCTCAGAAATTTGGACGAGATTTTGCAAAGTTTGATCACCAAAAACCCCTTGCCCGCCCTTACGTGCCCCGACGCTGTTCAATACTTTATTGGCATCAACGCAGGGTCCAGTATGCCAACCCATCACTTGTTATTCTGGGATGCTTTGTCACCGATTGATGCGATCACTTTATTCTTGCCTCCATTCGGTAAGAACCCATACATTTTGCAATACACCATGAGATCACTTGAGCATCACGATGTGAATTTGACCTTTTTCTACGTTCCTCAAATCGTTCAATCTCTCCGCTACGATGCGAAGGGATATGTCAAGAGGTTCATCGTTGAAACCGCTAGAGTTTCTCAATTGTTTGCTCATCAGATTATCTGGAATATGTTGGCCAATAGCTACAAAGACGAAGATGCCACCGAGCCAGATTCTTTGAAGCCTGTTTTGGATGAATGTCAGCAATTGATGTTGGATAGTTTGGATGAGGAAGATTTGGCATTCTATAAGAAGGAGTTTGgtttcttcaacgaagTTACCTCCATCTCTGGCAAATTGAAACCGTACATCAAAAAGTCTAAGGcggaaaagaaagtgaagattGACGAAGAGATGGCAAAGATCGTTGTTCAGCCAGACGTGTACTTGCCAAGTAACCCTGATGGAGTTTTGGTGGACATTAACAGAAAGTCAGGTAAGCCATTACAGTCCCACGCCAAGGCGCCTTTCATGGCAACATTCAAGATTaaaaaggaaattgacgatgttgatgagTACGGGAACACTGTCAAGGTGCCTATAGAGAAGTGGCAGAGTGCCATCTTcaaagttggtgatgactGTAGACAAGATGTGTTGGCATTGCAATTGATCTCTGTCTTCAGATCTATCTGGTTGTCCTGTGGTTTAGACCTTTATGTCTTCCCATACCGTGTGACTGCCACTGCCCCAGGTTGTGGTGTTATTGATGTTTTGCCAAACTCGACAAGTAGAGATATGCTTGGAAGAGAGGCCGTTAACGGATTGTACCAATACTACATCACAAAGTTTGGCCCCGAAAACTCCATTGAGTTCCAAAGAGCAAGAAACAACTTGATTAGATCGCTAGCAGCCTACTCGATCATCTCTTACTTGCTTCAATTCAAGGACAGACACAATGGTAACATCATGTACGACGACCAAGGCCATGTGTTGCATATCGACTTTGGTTTCTGTTTCGATATTGTGCCCGGAGGAGTCAAGTTCGAAGCAGCTCCATTCAAGTTGACCAAGGAGATGGTGATGGTTCTCGGAGGCAACGATCAGACACAAGCTTATAAGTGGTTTGAGGAGCTTTGTATCAAGGGATACCTCGCTTGTAGGCCATACATGGAAACGATTGTGAGGTGCGTGAACCCAATGTTGGAGAGTGGGTTGCCTTGTTTCAAGGAAACcacaatcaagaagttgagaaaaagatttTCACCTGGCAAGACCGAGAAGGAAGCGGCACTATTCTTCAAGggcttgatcaagaagtcgtACGAGAGTTTTTACACCACCGGTTATGACGAGTTCCAACGTCTTACCAACGGTATTCCATACTAA
- the ACE2 gene encoding DNA-binding transcription factor, with translation MDPYWEDLDFSTKPRTPAPEEEFSQYFSDYKNFDNLFNEALTTLQDLDVPSGPPQPAQVAAFQSPFRHAKKPSGTAIFGFADHSRELSINGMTNEYLKHQRAPSEASSYISPGKIARKKAAPPISNDHLDFNFSQPLEACKDFQLNEDEEYNEGRAPPQPTKQKEEDYIVTGATPKQYKFPPDPEDENFALDYLKKMPSVSQPIHLPVKQENEPYPDDIESLLEGSPSRKPRFVPIPVQQPSAPRKSPSRHPDKSPQQPQLPQQHPQEIDPALEIGMNMNVYLPPPGSQTDSLNDYSSPEPASPTLPQSHIQNIYSSPQRSVPPAAPSVNSSPFQDKKQFCNPQFFSDGTDNYYSEPDPQLVSSPFHSSPFRNNGPRSIKSSPLKHERTDAVGEDSLTDVNDTIVLTPLKNSATPFTPSKNKIKLEWSPIISPNSKSTDVRKAIQDLSPKRVIKKTSLLPPGELDRYWEGPDENKIFTCTYEGCGKKFTRRYNVRSHIQTHLSDRPFTCSYCPKSFVRQHDLNRHVKSHLVAKHCRCKCGKEFTRVEGYKRHLNKGICEKSSESEVGGSTKGVSKPSPIKSKRGEAVLDGLTSNRLHEDLGLAAQRR, from the coding sequence ATGGATCCCTACTGGGAGGACCTTGACTTCTCAACGAAACCTCGTACACCGGCACCAGAGGAAGAGTTCAGCCAGTACTTTCTGGACTACAAAAACTTCGATAACCTCTTCAATGAGGCATTGACTACTCTTCAGGATTTGGACGTGCCTTCAGGGCCACCACAGCCTGCCCAAGTAGCAGCTTTCCAATCTCCTTTCAGACATGCAAAGAAACCTAGTGGAACTGCCATCTTTGGTTTTGCTGACCACAGCAGAGAGCTCTCGATAAACGGCATGACCAATGAATACCTCAAACACCAAAGGGCGCCCTCAGAAGCGTCGTCTTATATTCTGCCGGGGAAAATTGCGAGAAAAAAGGCTGCACCACCAATCTCAAACGATCACCTCGATTTCaacttttcgcagccattggaGGCCTGTAAGGATTTTCAACtaaatgaagatgaagagtaTAATGAAGGAAGAGCGCCTCCACAGCCTACCAaacagaaagaagaagactaTATTGTCACGGGTGCAACGCCCAAACAGTACAAGTTTCCGCCAGACCCTGAAGACGAGAATTTCGCTCTAgactacttgaagaagatgccCTCAGTGAGCCAACCAATCCATCTTCCTGTCAAACAAGAGAACGAACCCTACCCTGATGACATTGAGTCGCTACTAGAAGGCAGCCCACTGCGGAAACCCAGGTTTGTGCCTATTCCAGTGCAACAGCCATCGGCTCCAAGAAAGAGTCCTTCTCGACATCCCGATAAGTCCCCTCAACAGCCTCAGCTACCACAACAACACCCTCAAGAGATTGACCCAGCGTTGGAAATAGGCATGAACATGAATGTGTACCTTCCTCCTCCTGGCAGTCAAACAGACAGCTTGAATGACTACTCCTCTCCAGAGCCTGCTAGTCCTACCCTACCTCAAAGTCATATCCAGAACATCTACCTGTCTCCACAACGACTGGTACCACCAGCGGCTCCTTCGGTGAATTCGTCTCCATTTCAAGATAAAAAACAATTCTGCAATCCCCAATTCTTCTCCGATGGCACGGATAATTACTACTCTGAGCCTGATCCTCAATTGGTCTCGCTGCCTTTTCATTCGCTGCCGTTTCGTAACAATGGACCTAGGTCGATCAAGTCATCACCTCTTAAACATGAGCGCACAGATGCCGTGGGGGAAGATAGCTTGACTGACGTGAATGATACCATCGTCCTTACACCACTAAAGAATTCTGCTACGCCATTCACTCCTAGCAAAAACAAGATTAAGCTAGAGTGGAGTCCGATCATTTCCCCCAACTCAAAGTCAACAGACGTTCGCAAAGCCATTCAAGACCTTTCTCCAAAACGAGTCATCAAAAAGACTTCCTTGCTCCCGCCAGGGGAGCTAGATAGATACTGGGAGGGACCAGATGAGAACAAGATCTTCACTTGCACTTATGAAGGATGCGGTAAGAAGTTTACCAGAAGGTACAACGTTCGTTCTCATATCCAAACACATCTAAGCGACCGACCCTTCACTTGCAGCTACTGTCCCAAATCTTTTGTACGTCAGCATGATCTCAACAGACATGTAAAGTCACACTTGGTAGCAAAGCATTGCAGATGTAAATGTGGGAAAGAATTCACTCGAGTGGAAGGCTACAAGAGACATTTGAATAAGGGCATCTGTGAGAAGAGTTCCGAGAGTGAAGTGGGTGGATCGACAAAGGGAGTGTCAAAGCCAAGTCCCATCAAGCTGAAGAGAGGGGAGGCTGTTTTGGACGGACTTACGTCGAATCGCCTCCACGAAGATTTGGGGCTCGCCGCCCAGAGACGTTGA